A genomic window from Aquabacterium sp. OR-4 includes:
- a CDS encoding phenylacetate--CoA ligase family protein has translation MGPVFDALQASAAAMAVLAAAGDSPARLARHQAQRLAALLTHAQQASPWWRERLRGIDPARTPLHALPVSRRGELMADFDHWVTDPALRLAELRAFTADASRIAEPWLDRYLVWESSGTSGLPGVFVHDAATLAVYDALEALRRSEPPCWWRWLDPAQLGERLVFVGATGGHFASLVSLRRLQRLQPWRGAALGIVSILQPTAELVAELNALQPSQLATYPSAAALLADEAAAGRLRIRPRTVWTGGETLTDSQRRHIAHQLGCPVRDSYGASEFLPIGWQCRHGALHVNADWVILEPVDEHHRPVPPGSLSANCLLTNLANRVQPLIRYELGDRIRIAAERCRCGSPLPVLQVQGRHDDRLVMAGRQGHPVTLLPLALSTVLEEQAGLYDFTLTQRDRHTLVLQLPLPAEQAADALARGCAALSGFAAQQGVARPRVLGEAGRPVPHGRSGKAQRITAMA, from the coding sequence ATGGGCCCTGTGTTCGATGCACTGCAGGCCAGCGCTGCGGCCATGGCGGTGCTGGCCGCCGCTGGCGACAGCCCGGCCCGCCTGGCCCGGCACCAGGCGCAGCGCCTGGCCGCCCTGCTGACGCATGCGCAGCAGGCCAGCCCCTGGTGGCGCGAACGCCTGCGCGGCATCGACCCGGCGCGCACACCGCTGCACGCGCTGCCGGTCAGCCGGCGTGGCGAGTTGATGGCCGACTTCGACCACTGGGTCACCGATCCGGCGCTGCGGCTGGCCGAGTTGCGCGCCTTCACCGCCGATGCCTCGCGCATCGCCGAGCCCTGGCTGGACCGCTACCTGGTGTGGGAAAGCTCGGGCACCAGCGGCCTGCCGGGGGTGTTTGTGCACGACGCAGCCACGCTGGCGGTGTATGACGCGCTGGAGGCCCTGCGCCGCAGCGAGCCGCCGTGCTGGTGGCGCTGGCTCGATCCGGCCCAGCTGGGCGAGCGCCTGGTGTTCGTGGGGGCCACCGGCGGGCACTTTGCCAGCCTGGTGAGCCTGCGGCGGCTGCAGCGCCTGCAGCCCTGGCGCGGCGCAGCGCTGGGCATCGTGTCGATCCTGCAGCCCACGGCCGAGCTGGTGGCCGAGCTCAATGCACTGCAGCCCAGCCAGCTGGCCACCTACCCCAGTGCCGCCGCCCTGCTGGCCGACGAGGCCGCCGCCGGCCGGCTGCGCATCCGCCCGCGCACGGTGTGGACCGGCGGCGAAACCCTGACCGACAGCCAGCGCCGGCACATCGCCCACCAGCTGGGCTGCCCGGTGCGCGACAGCTACGGCGCCTCGGAGTTTCTGCCCATCGGCTGGCAGTGCCGGCATGGCGCGTTGCATGTCAATGCCGACTGGGTGATCCTCGAGCCGGTGGACGAGCACCACCGCCCGGTGCCGCCCGGCAGCCTGTCGGCCAACTGCCTGCTCACCAACCTGGCCAACCGGGTGCAGCCGCTGATCCGCTACGAGCTGGGCGACCGCATCCGCATCGCGGCCGAGCGCTGCCGCTGCGGCTCGCCGCTGCCGGTGCTGCAGGTGCAGGGCCGCCACGACGACCGCCTGGTGATGGCCGGCAGGCAGGGCCACCCGGTCACGCTGCTGCCGCTGGCGCTGAGCACGGTGCTGGAGGAGCAGGCCGGGCTCTACGACTTCACCCTCACCCAGCGCGACCGCCACACGCTGGTGCTGCAGCTGCCGCTGCCGGCCGAGCAGGCGGCCGACGCGCTGGCCCGCGGCTGCGCCGCACTCAGCGGCTTTGCGGCGCAGCAGGGCGTAGCCCGGCCGCGGGTGCTGGGCGAGGCCGGCCGGCCGGTGCCGCATGGCCGCAGCGGCAAGGCGCAGCGCATCACGGCGATGGCCTGA
- a CDS encoding CBS domain-containing protein, translated as MFSIYGTTGRVFTGSLEQLRRVPGVGQGLRVAPVDDREITFVGALDDAGRPLEREPGGNGHGHGATAARRDAVAAAAAAYAPGGEVARHRITTVAELMSHEVLLLPADVPLRRAWQLLSARGVAQAPVRNAAGGLVGLARLADLAPPPLVDPSRLTAFWAQPVSARMRTPVPAVAAATDVRRLAQVLAATGLPGLPVVDEGGQVQGYIGRGDLMRALSADPPLDLWA; from the coding sequence ATGTTCAGCATCTATGGCACGACGGGGCGGGTGTTCACCGGTTCACTGGAGCAGCTGCGGCGGGTGCCCGGCGTGGGCCAGGGCCTGCGCGTGGCGCCGGTGGACGACCGCGAGATCACCTTCGTGGGCGCGCTCGACGACGCCGGCCGGCCGCTGGAGCGCGAGCCCGGCGGCAACGGCCACGGCCACGGCGCCACGGCGGCCCGGCGCGACGCGGTGGCCGCCGCCGCGGCGGCCTATGCCCCCGGCGGCGAGGTGGCGCGCCACCGCATCACCACCGTGGCCGAGCTGATGAGCCACGAGGTGCTGCTGCTGCCGGCCGATGTGCCGCTGCGCCGCGCCTGGCAGCTGCTGAGCGCGCGCGGCGTGGCCCAGGCGCCGGTGCGCAACGCTGCCGGCGGCCTGGTGGGCCTGGCGCGGCTGGCCGATCTGGCACCGCCGCCGCTGGTCGACCCCTCGCGCCTGACGGCCTTCTGGGCGCAGCCGGTGTCGGCGCGCATGCGCACGCCGGTGCCGGCGGTGGCGGCGGCCACCGATGTGCGCCGCCTGGCCCAGGTGCTGGCCGCCACCGGCCTGCCGGGCCTGCCGGTGGTGGACGAGGGCGGCCAGGTGCAGGGCTACATCGGCCGCGGCGACCTGATGCGCGCGCTGTCGGCCGACCCGCCGCTTGACCTGTGGGCCTGA
- a CDS encoding fumarate hydratase: MSTTTTIRQQDLIDSIAAALQYISYYHPADYIAHLARAYEREESAAAKDAIAQILTNSRMCAEGRRPICQDTGIVNVFLKIGMDVRWEGFTGSIDDAVNAGVRQGYLNPDNVLRASVLDDPIFARKNTKDNTPAVVHVELVPGNTIDVTVAAKGGGSENKSKVYMLNPSDDIVEWVLKTVPTMGAGWCPPGMLGIGVGGTAEKAVLLAKQALMDDIDMYELLERGPANKLEEMRIELYEKVNALGIGAQGLGGLTTVLDVKIKTFPTHAASKPIAMIPNCAATRHAHFVMDGSGPVYLDPPSLDLWPNVHWAPDYNKSKSVDLDSLTPAEVASWKPGQTLLLSGKLLTGRDAAHKRIQDMLAKGEPLPVDFTNRVIYYVGPVDPVRDEVVGPAGPTTATRMDKFTRMMLEKTGLIAMVGKSERGPVAIQAIQDNKSAYLMAVGGSAYLVAKAIKAAKVLAFEDLGMEAIYEFTVKDMPVTVAVDSLGTSVHETGPKEWQARIGKIPVTVA, from the coding sequence ATGAGCACCACCACCACGATCCGCCAGCAAGACCTGATCGACAGCATCGCCGCGGCGCTGCAGTACATCAGCTACTACCACCCGGCCGACTACATCGCCCACCTGGCGCGCGCCTACGAGCGCGAGGAAAGCGCCGCGGCCAAGGACGCCATTGCGCAGATCCTGACCAACAGCCGCATGTGCGCCGAAGGCCGGCGCCCGATCTGCCAGGACACCGGCATCGTCAACGTGTTCCTGAAGATCGGCATGGACGTGCGCTGGGAAGGCTTTACCGGCAGCATCGACGACGCCGTCAACGCCGGCGTGCGCCAGGGCTACCTGAACCCCGACAACGTGCTGCGCGCCAGCGTGCTGGACGACCCGATCTTTGCGCGCAAGAACACCAAGGACAACACGCCCGCCGTGGTGCATGTGGAACTGGTGCCCGGCAACACCATCGACGTGACCGTGGCCGCCAAGGGCGGTGGCAGCGAGAACAAGAGCAAGGTCTACATGCTCAACCCCAGCGACGACATCGTCGAGTGGGTGCTCAAGACCGTGCCCACCATGGGCGCCGGCTGGTGTCCGCCGGGCATGCTGGGCATCGGCGTGGGCGGCACGGCCGAGAAGGCAGTGCTGCTGGCCAAGCAGGCGCTGATGGACGACATCGACATGTACGAGCTGCTCGAGCGCGGCCCGGCCAACAAGCTCGAGGAAATGCGCATCGAGCTGTACGAGAAGGTCAATGCGCTGGGCATCGGCGCGCAGGGCCTGGGCGGCCTGACCACGGTGCTGGACGTGAAGATCAAGACCTTCCCCACCCACGCCGCGAGCAAGCCGATCGCGATGATTCCCAACTGCGCAGCGACGCGGCATGCGCACTTCGTGATGGATGGTTCGGGCCCGGTCTACCTCGATCCGCCCAGCCTCGACCTGTGGCCCAACGTGCACTGGGCGCCCGACTACAACAAGAGCAAGAGCGTCGACCTCGACAGCCTCACCCCCGCCGAGGTGGCCAGCTGGAAGCCGGGCCAGACCCTGCTGCTGAGCGGCAAGCTGCTGACCGGCCGCGACGCCGCGCACAAGCGCATCCAGGACATGCTGGCCAAGGGCGAGCCGTTGCCGGTCGACTTCACCAACCGCGTCATCTACTACGTGGGCCCGGTCGATCCGGTGCGCGACGAGGTGGTGGGCCCGGCCGGCCCCACCACCGCCACGCGCATGGACAAGTTCACCCGCATGATGCTCGAGAAGACCGGGCTGATCGCCATGGTGGGCAAGAGCGAGCGCGGCCCGGTGGCCATCCAGGCCATCCAGGACAACAAGTCGGCCTACCTGATGGCCGTGGGCGGCAGCGCCTACCTGGTGGCCAAGGCCATCAAGGCCGCCAAGGTGCTGGCCTTTGAAGACCTGGGCATGGAAGCCATCTACGAGTTCACCGTCAAGGACATGCCGGTGACCGTGGCGGTGGATTCGCTCGGCACCAGCGTGCACGAGACCGGCCCGAAGGAATGGCAGGCGCGCATCGGCAAGATCCCGGTGACGGTGGCCTGA
- a CDS encoding ABC transporter substrate-binding protein: MSQFFSRRRWLALGLALADSARGQSNPAASPATTGAATSASPSASPSPGRNEPVVIGQSAHLSGPLATTFLGVLAGQRLALTQFNARGGVAGRPVQLITLDDGYDVKRCVANVRQLIERERITALFGLASTPNVAAVLPLLAERQVPLVGVYGGSPSLRVQQHPYFFTTTASYRDEVLHMLRNQKTLQRERVALVYQNAAFGQLMRPVVDEAARELGMQVVARVPLEADGSNSVAAAASVAEARPQAVILMAFGPPIVPFIKAARQSVAAPLYAISIANAKALIEAMGDDARGLAITQVIPPPWRSQDALVRDFSAASTRAGTPADYEHFYGYLNLRILLEALKRAGRGVTPAKLVSTLEGMNRVDLGGYTLSFSPGNHHGSSYVDSTIVGPGGRFIR; the protein is encoded by the coding sequence ATGTCGCAGTTTTTCTCCCGTCGCCGCTGGCTGGCACTGGGCCTGGCGCTGGCCGACAGCGCCCGCGGCCAGTCCAACCCGGCGGCCAGCCCGGCGACCACCGGCGCAGCCACCAGCGCCAGCCCGTCGGCCAGCCCGAGCCCCGGCCGCAACGAGCCGGTGGTGATCGGCCAGAGTGCCCACCTCAGCGGCCCGCTGGCCACCACCTTTCTGGGCGTGCTGGCCGGCCAGCGCCTGGCGCTGACGCAGTTCAATGCGCGCGGCGGCGTGGCCGGGCGGCCGGTGCAGCTGATCACGCTGGACGACGGCTACGACGTCAAGCGCTGCGTGGCCAATGTGCGCCAGCTGATCGAGCGTGAACGCATCACCGCGCTGTTTGGCCTGGCCAGCACGCCCAACGTGGCGGCGGTGCTGCCGCTGCTGGCCGAGCGCCAGGTGCCGCTGGTGGGTGTCTACGGCGGCTCGCCCTCGCTGCGCGTGCAGCAGCACCCGTATTTCTTCACCACCACGGCCAGCTACCGCGACGAGGTGCTGCACATGCTGCGCAACCAGAAGACGCTGCAGCGCGAGCGCGTGGCCCTGGTCTACCAGAACGCCGCCTTCGGCCAGCTGATGCGCCCGGTGGTGGACGAGGCCGCGCGCGAGCTGGGCATGCAGGTGGTGGCGCGCGTGCCGCTCGAGGCCGATGGCAGCAACAGCGTGGCCGCCGCCGCCAGCGTGGCCGAGGCGCGGCCGCAGGCGGTGATCCTGATGGCCTTCGGGCCGCCCATCGTGCCCTTCATCAAGGCCGCACGGCAAAGCGTGGCCGCGCCGCTCTACGCGATCTCGATCGCCAATGCCAAGGCGCTGATCGAGGCCATGGGCGACGATGCCCGCGGCCTGGCCATCACCCAGGTGATTCCGCCGCCCTGGCGCAGCCAGGACGCGCTGGTGCGCGACTTCAGCGCCGCCAGCACCCGCGCCGGCACACCGGCCGACTACGAGCACTTCTACGGCTACCTCAACCTGCGCATCCTGCTCGAGGCGCTCAAGCGCGCCGGCCGCGGCGTGACGCCGGCCAAGCTGGTGAGCACGCTGGAAGGCATGAACCGCGTCGACCTGGGTGGCTACACGCTGAGCTTCTCACCCGGCAACCACCACGGCTCGAGCTACGTGGACAGCACCATCGTCGGGCCCGGCGGACGCTTCATCCGTTGA
- a CDS encoding mechanosensitive ion channel family protein, whose translation MNGLDAFLDLFQSLLHPTALAELGVLALCLGLAWLVLRLTRPAGEPGILFGERGFDGVLFPLLALALAQGARMVALSHKLPLAVFHVAVPMLASLAVIRIAVRVLHAAFPKSPLVRALERTISWGVWAVLVLWITGLLPVLLAEMEGVSWKIGGAPVTLRSLVEGALTAAAVLVAVLWLSASIESRLMRATGVNLSVRKIAANATRAGLLLVGLLLAMSAAGIPLGALGVLGGAVGVGIGLGLQKLAANYVSGFVILAERSLRIGDVVRVDNFEGRITDISTRYTVIRANNGREAIVPNEMMITQRVENCSFADPKVALTTTVQVAYGSDVEALMPELVRAMAAVARVLHDPMPSVQLSSFAADGLELTLVFWVADIENGQGNVRSDVNLAVLRALDAQGVEIPFPQRVVRALPAGPAAGVAAAPPLNG comes from the coding sequence ATGAACGGTCTCGACGCTTTCCTCGATCTTTTTCAGTCGCTGCTGCACCCCACGGCCCTGGCCGAGCTGGGTGTGCTGGCGCTGTGCCTGGGCCTGGCCTGGCTGGTGCTGCGGCTCACCCGGCCAGCCGGCGAGCCCGGCATCCTGTTTGGCGAGCGCGGCTTCGACGGCGTGCTGTTTCCGCTGCTGGCGCTGGCGCTGGCGCAGGGCGCGCGCATGGTGGCGCTGAGCCACAAGCTGCCATTGGCGGTGTTCCATGTGGCAGTGCCCATGCTGGCCAGCCTGGCAGTGATCCGCATCGCCGTGCGGGTGCTGCATGCGGCGTTTCCCAAGTCGCCGCTGGTGCGGGCGCTCGAGCGCACCATCAGCTGGGGCGTGTGGGCCGTGCTGGTGCTGTGGATCACCGGCCTGCTGCCGGTGCTGCTGGCCGAGATGGAGGGCGTGAGCTGGAAGATCGGCGGGGCCCCGGTCACGCTGCGCAGCCTGGTGGAAGGCGCGCTCACCGCGGCCGCGGTGCTGGTGGCGGTGCTGTGGCTGTCGGCCTCGATCGAATCGCGGCTGATGCGTGCCACCGGCGTGAACCTCAGCGTGCGCAAGATCGCCGCCAATGCCACGCGCGCCGGCCTGCTGCTGGTCGGCCTGCTGCTGGCCATGTCGGCGGCCGGCATTCCGCTGGGCGCACTCGGTGTGCTGGGCGGCGCGGTGGGCGTGGGCATCGGCCTGGGCCTGCAGAAGCTGGCGGCCAACTACGTGTCGGGTTTCGTCATCCTGGCCGAGCGCTCGCTGCGCATTGGCGATGTGGTGCGGGTCGACAACTTCGAGGGCCGCATCACCGACATCAGCACGCGCTACACGGTGATCCGGGCCAACAACGGCCGCGAGGCCATCGTGCCCAACGAGATGATGATCACCCAGCGGGTCGAGAACTGCTCGTTCGCCGATCCCAAGGTGGCGCTCACCACCACCGTGCAGGTGGCCTACGGCAGCGATGTCGAGGCGCTGATGCCCGAGCTGGTGCGCGCCATGGCCGCCGTGGCGCGGGTGCTGCACGACCCCATGCCCTCGGTGCAGCTGAGCAGCTTTGCCGCCGATGGCCTGGAGCTCACGCTGGTGTTCTGGGTGGCCGACATCGAGAACGGCCAGGGCAATGTGCGCAGCGACGTCAACCTGGCGGTGCTGCGCGCCCTCGATGCGCAGGGCGTCGAGATCCCGTTTCCGCAGCGCGTGGTGCGGGCGCTGCCGGCCGGCCCGGCCGCCGGCGTGGCGGCGGCACCGCCGCTCAACGGATGA
- a CDS encoding NAD(P)-binding protein → MHKPFAITLDPGSSLANHTGSWRSQRPVYADHLPPCNAQCPAGEDIQGWLFHAESGDYESAWRQLTRDNPFPATMGRVCYHSCEAACNRGQLDAAVGINSVERFLGDEAIARGWAFTPPAQESGKQVLVVGAGPSGMSAAYHLRRLGHRVTVKEAGPQMGGMMRFGIPRYRLPREVLEAEMQRIVAMGVTVQCNTRVADLQAEMAGFDATFLAVGAHIAKRAFIPAKDSARILDAVSVLRSMEGDQKPLLGRRVAVYGGGNTALDVARTARRLGATEAVIVYRRTRGQMPAHDFEVEEALQEGVQVKWLSTISQAAGDTLTLEKMQLDADGKPQPTGEYETLQADALVLALGQDVDLSLLHGVPGLVLRDGVVQVDPATLMTGRAGLFAGGDMVPAERNVTVAVGHGKKAARHIDAWLRDAQACAAPKHALASFERLNPWYYSDAPATVRPQLDAARRSSSFDEVQGGLTEANALFEARRCLSCGNCFECDNCYGVCPDNAVIKLGPGQRFQINLDYCKGCGMCAAECPCGAIDMQPEA, encoded by the coding sequence ATGCACAAGCCGTTTGCCATCACGCTGGACCCTGGCAGCTCGCTGGCCAACCACACCGGCAGCTGGCGCAGCCAGCGCCCGGTGTATGCCGACCACCTGCCGCCCTGCAATGCCCAGTGCCCGGCCGGTGAAGACATCCAGGGCTGGCTGTTCCATGCCGAAAGTGGTGACTATGAAAGCGCCTGGCGCCAGCTCACGCGCGACAACCCGTTTCCGGCCACCATGGGCCGGGTGTGCTATCACAGCTGCGAAGCGGCCTGCAACCGCGGCCAGCTCGATGCCGCGGTGGGCATCAACTCGGTCGAGCGTTTCCTGGGCGACGAGGCCATCGCACGCGGCTGGGCCTTCACGCCGCCGGCGCAAGAGTCGGGCAAGCAGGTGCTGGTGGTGGGTGCCGGGCCTTCGGGCATGTCGGCGGCCTACCACCTGCGGCGCCTGGGCCACCGCGTCACGGTCAAGGAGGCGGGGCCGCAGATGGGCGGCATGATGCGCTTCGGCATCCCGCGCTACCGCCTGCCGCGCGAGGTGCTCGAGGCCGAGATGCAGCGCATCGTGGCCATGGGCGTCACGGTGCAGTGCAACACCCGCGTGGCCGATCTGCAGGCCGAGATGGCCGGCTTCGATGCCACCTTTCTGGCCGTGGGCGCGCACATCGCCAAGCGCGCCTTCATTCCGGCCAAGGATTCGGCACGCATCCTCGACGCGGTGAGCGTGCTGCGCTCGATGGAAGGCGACCAGAAACCGCTGCTGGGCCGGCGCGTGGCGGTGTACGGCGGCGGCAACACCGCCCTCGACGTGGCCCGCACCGCACGCCGCCTGGGCGCCACCGAGGCCGTGATCGTCTACCGCCGCACCCGCGGCCAGATGCCGGCGCACGATTTCGAGGTGGAAGAGGCGCTGCAGGAGGGCGTGCAGGTGAAGTGGCTGTCCACCATCTCGCAGGCCGCGGGCGACACGCTCACGCTCGAGAAGATGCAGCTCGACGCCGACGGCAAGCCCCAGCCGACCGGCGAGTACGAAACCCTGCAGGCCGATGCGCTGGTGCTGGCGCTGGGCCAGGATGTCGATCTGAGCCTGCTGCACGGCGTGCCCGGCCTGGTGCTGCGCGACGGCGTGGTGCAGGTCGATCCGGCCACGCTGATGACCGGCCGTGCCGGCCTCTTTGCCGGTGGCGATATGGTGCCGGCCGAGCGCAATGTCACCGTCGCCGTGGGCCATGGCAAGAAGGCCGCCCGCCACATCGATGCCTGGCTGCGCGACGCGCAGGCATGCGCCGCGCCAAAACACGCACTGGCCTCCTTCGAGCGCCTGAACCCCTGGTATTACAGCGATGCGCCGGCCACCGTGCGGCCGCAGCTCGATGCCGCGCGCCGCAGCAGCAGCTTTGACGAGGTGCAGGGCGGGCTCACCGAGGCCAATGCGCTGTTCGAGGCGCGGCGCTGCCTGAGCTGCGGCAACTGCTTCGAGTGCGACAACTGCTACGGCGTGTGCCCCGACAACGCGGTGATCAAGCTGGGGCCCGGCCAGCGCTTCCAGATCAACCTGGATTACTGCAAGGGCTGTGGCATGTGCGCCGCCGAGTGCCCCTGCGGCGCGATCGACATGCAGCCCGAAGCCTAG
- a CDS encoding thiamine pyrophosphate-dependent enzyme, with protein MTAVKFYQTGTFTVGNRLLAPEQRSVQASTERNNSLNSGHRACQGCGEALGARYAVDAAMRATSGQLIAANATGCLEVFSTPYPETSWQLPWIHSLFGNAAAVGTGIAAALKVKGRDRGEKPVRVIAQGGDGGTTDIGFGCLSGMFERNDDVLYICYDNEAYMNTGVQRSSATPPAARTATTQALGREPGAVFGQGKNLPLIAMAHEIPYVATATVADLHDLEAKVERAMAIRGARYLHILVPCPLGWGAASHDTIRLARLARESGLFPVFEAQHGEITAVQKIRHRVPVADYLKPQKRFAHLFAHGGQAGHPEMLARIQADADKNIRRFGLIDAAQEA; from the coding sequence ATGACCGCAGTCAAGTTCTACCAGACCGGCACCTTCACCGTGGGCAACCGCCTGCTGGCGCCCGAGCAGCGCAGCGTGCAGGCCAGCACCGAGCGCAACAACTCGCTCAACAGCGGCCACCGCGCCTGCCAGGGCTGCGGCGAGGCGCTGGGCGCGCGCTATGCGGTGGATGCCGCGATGCGCGCCACCAGCGGCCAGCTGATCGCCGCCAACGCCACTGGCTGCCTGGAGGTGTTCTCCACGCCCTACCCTGAAACCAGCTGGCAGCTGCCCTGGATCCACTCGCTGTTCGGCAATGCCGCGGCGGTGGGCACCGGCATTGCCGCGGCGCTGAAGGTCAAGGGGCGTGACCGCGGTGAGAAGCCGGTGCGCGTGATCGCCCAGGGCGGCGATGGCGGCACCACCGACATCGGCTTCGGCTGCTTGAGTGGCATGTTCGAGCGCAACGACGATGTGCTCTACATCTGCTACGACAACGAGGCCTACATGAACACCGGCGTGCAGCGCAGCAGCGCCACGCCGCCGGCTGCGCGCACGGCCACCACGCAGGCGCTGGGCCGCGAGCCCGGCGCGGTGTTCGGCCAGGGCAAGAACCTGCCGCTGATCGCCATGGCGCATGAGATCCCGTATGTGGCCACCGCCACCGTGGCCGACTTGCACGATCTGGAGGCCAAGGTCGAGCGTGCGATGGCCATCCGCGGCGCACGTTATCTGCACATCCTGGTGCCCTGTCCGCTGGGCTGGGGCGCGGCCAGCCACGACACCATCCGCCTGGCCCGGCTGGCGCGCGAGAGCGGGCTGTTTCCGGTGTTCGAGGCCCAGCATGGCGAGATCACCGCGGTGCAGAAGATCCGCCACCGCGTGCCGGTGGCTGATTACCTGAAACCACAGAAACGCTTCGCCCATCTCTTCGCCCACGGCGGCCAGGCCGGCCACCCCGAGATGCTGGCGCGCATCCAGGCCGATGCCGACAAGAACATCCGGCGTTTTGGCTTGATCGACGCAGCGCAGGAGGCCTGA